In Mytilus edulis chromosome 7, xbMytEdul2.2, whole genome shotgun sequence, a single genomic region encodes these proteins:
- the LOC139482976 gene encoding uncharacterized protein — translation MADAMIQSRDKKSEKTPDKKASSVDGDYLRLEDEDALLFDKPKEAKTRSKTSKASSKSASQGKPPSSSTPSTSKAKSSTSSVSGDANNNNEMLDILKQIRSEQVKTNSRVDNMHKRINALYDDEYQYDDENQNESGCYDDACDEVQADNEKRNEPPSKKQKSDSCEETRFASMSKEFRSGEKYAPSINEQLANNITDIFRNGISSERFSDLMKDEKLQRPQNCDGLVTVQTDQFIWDILSPETKTVDNKMKTIQSVVVKTATVMAKVINKLDLMLEKEECTEHSNMLDDCMDSLALMGHANRLVCLMRRTLMKYDIIGEYGHLLNATVPYDKNLFGGDVVKTVDDIGKCSRISNKIRGREGFNSGFNRGGRRPWYFRISGRGTGRGRGIGRGRASRAGSDKTGESKTSRWTHNKYRY, via the coding sequence ATGGCGGACGCCATGATACAGTCTCGTGATAAGAAATCAGAGAAAACGCCTGATAAGAAGGCATCAAGTGTAGACGGTGACTATTTAAGATTAGAGGATGAAGATGCTTTACTCTTTGATAAACCAAAGGAGGCTAAAACAAGGTCGAAAACTTCTAAGGCTTCGTCCAAGTCTGCTTCTCAGGGGAAGCCCCCTTCCTCGAGTACGCCGTCCACTTCTAAAGCAAAGTCTAGTACTAGTAGTGTCAGTGGTGACGCtaataataacaatgaaatgCTAGATATTTTGAAGCAGATAAGATCTGAACAAGTAAAAACCAACAGTAGGGTTGATAACATGCACAAGAGAATAAACGCTCTTTATGATGATGAATATCAATATGATGATGAAAATCAAAACGAGTCTGGTTGTTATGATGACGCTTGTGACGAGGTCCAAGCAGATAATGAAAAAAGGAATGAACCCCCTAGTAAGAAACAAAAATCTGACTCTTGTGAAGAGACAAGATTTGCTAGCATGAGCAAAGAATTTAGGTCTGGTGAAAAGTATGCACCATCTATTAATGAACAGTTGGCTAATAATATAactgatatttttagaaatgggATTTCTTCTGAGAGATTTTCAGATCTCATGAAAGATGAGAAACTTCAGAGACCACAAAATTGTGACGGTCTCGTTACTGTTCAAACTGACCAGTTTATTTGGGATATTTTAAGTCCCGAGACTAAAACAGTCgataacaaaatgaaaactatTCAGTCTGTAGTTGTGAAGACAGCTACTGTCATGGCtaaagttattaataaactagATTTAATGTTAGAGAAAGAGGAGTGTACTGAGCATAGTAATATGTTAGACGACTGTATGGATTCACTCGCTCTGATGGGGCATGCTAACAGATTAGTATGCTTGATGAGAAGAACTCTCATGAAGTATGATATTATTGGTGAATATGGACATTTGCTGAATGCTACAGTCCCTTATGATAAAAACCTATTTGGTGGTGATGTGGTCAAAACTGTTGATGATATTGGCAAGTGTAGtagaatatcaaataaaatcCGAGGAAGGGAAGGTTTCAACAGTGGCTTTAATAGAGGCGGTCGTAGACCTTGGTATTTTAGGATCTCTGGTAGAGGCACAGGCCGTGGTAGAGGTATCGGCCGTGGTAGAGCATCTCGTGCAGGCTCAGATAAGACTGGAGAATCAAAAACCTCCAGGTGGACTCACAACAAATACAGATATTAA